One Streptomyces mobaraensis NBRC 13819 = DSM 40847 DNA segment encodes these proteins:
- the lon gene encoding endopeptidase La: MAAEAADSNAVTTLTLPVLPLDDEVVLPGMVVPLDLTDSEVRAAVEAAQAAAQGGAKPRVLLVPRVDGTYAGVGTLGTVEQVGRLSDGDPGALIRGVRRVRIGAGTTGPGAALWVEGTAVEEAVPDPLPGAVTELMKEYKALATSWLRKRGAWQVVDRVQQIDDVALLADNSGYSPFLTVAQRVELLETADPVARLKLAVKQLGDHLAEQDVAESIAKDVQEGVDKQQREFLLRRQLEAVRKELAELNGDADGESDDYRARVEAADLPEKVREAALKEVDKLERASDQSPESGWIRTWLDTVLEMPWTKRTEDAYDIPGARAVLDADHAGLDDVKERITEYLAVRKRRADRGMGVVGGRRGGAVLALVGPPGVGKTSLGESVAKAMGREFVRVALGGVRDEAEIRGHRRTYVGALPGRIVRAIKEAGSMNPVVLLDEIDKVGSDFRGDPAAALLEVLDPAQNHTFRDHYLEVELDLSDVVFLATANVLEAIPQPLLDRMELVRLDGYTEDEKVVIARDHLLPRQLERAGLEPGEVTVDDAALRRLAGEYTREAGVRTLERSLARLLRKVAAQHELGERELPFTIGVDELRPLIGRPHHTPESAQDPAERRTSVPGVATGLAVTGAGGDVLFVEASLADPETGAAGLTLTGQLGDVMKESAQIALSFLRSHGAELELPVGDLKERGVHLHVPAGAVPKDGPSAGITMTTALASLLSGRRVRPDVAMTGEVSLTGRVLPIGGVKQKLLAAHRAGVTTVVIPKRNEPDLDDVPAEILEKLDVHAVSDVRRVLELALEPVTAPATASLDEEVPVAA; this comes from the coding sequence ATGGCTGCTGAGGCCGCTGACAGCAACGCCGTCACGACGCTGACCCTGCCCGTGCTGCCGCTCGACGACGAGGTGGTCCTGCCGGGAATGGTGGTTCCGCTGGATCTGACCGACTCCGAGGTGCGCGCGGCCGTCGAGGCGGCGCAGGCGGCGGCGCAGGGAGGTGCGAAGCCGCGCGTGCTGCTCGTGCCACGCGTGGACGGCACCTACGCGGGCGTCGGCACGCTCGGCACGGTGGAGCAGGTCGGCCGGCTCTCCGACGGGGATCCGGGCGCCCTCATCCGCGGTGTCCGCCGCGTCCGGATCGGGGCCGGGACGACCGGGCCCGGCGCCGCGCTCTGGGTGGAAGGCACGGCCGTCGAGGAGGCCGTCCCCGACCCGCTGCCGGGGGCCGTCACCGAGCTGATGAAGGAGTACAAGGCGCTCGCCACCAGCTGGCTCCGCAAGCGCGGCGCCTGGCAGGTCGTGGACCGCGTCCAGCAGATCGACGACGTCGCCCTGCTCGCCGACAACTCCGGCTACTCGCCGTTCCTCACCGTCGCCCAGCGCGTCGAGCTGCTGGAGACCGCCGACCCGGTCGCGCGGCTGAAGCTCGCCGTGAAGCAGCTCGGCGACCACCTCGCCGAGCAGGACGTCGCCGAGTCCATCGCCAAGGACGTCCAGGAGGGCGTCGACAAGCAGCAGCGCGAGTTCCTGCTCCGCCGGCAGCTGGAGGCCGTCCGCAAGGAGCTGGCCGAGCTCAACGGGGACGCGGACGGGGAGTCCGACGACTACCGCGCCCGGGTGGAGGCCGCCGACCTGCCGGAGAAGGTGCGCGAGGCGGCCCTGAAGGAGGTCGACAAGCTGGAGCGGGCCTCCGACCAGAGCCCCGAGAGCGGCTGGATCCGCACCTGGCTCGACACCGTCCTGGAGATGCCCTGGACGAAGCGCACCGAGGACGCCTACGACATCCCGGGCGCCCGGGCCGTGCTCGACGCGGACCACGCGGGCCTGGACGACGTCAAGGAGCGGATCACCGAGTACCTGGCGGTGCGCAAGCGGCGTGCCGACCGGGGGATGGGCGTGGTCGGCGGGCGGCGCGGGGGCGCGGTGCTCGCGCTCGTCGGCCCGCCCGGCGTCGGCAAGACCTCGCTCGGCGAGAGCGTCGCCAAGGCCATGGGGCGCGAGTTCGTCCGGGTGGCGCTCGGCGGCGTGCGCGACGAGGCGGAGATCCGCGGCCACCGGCGCACGTACGTCGGCGCACTCCCCGGCCGTATCGTGCGCGCCATCAAGGAGGCCGGTTCGATGAACCCGGTCGTCCTCCTCGACGAGATCGACAAGGTCGGTTCCGACTTCCGCGGCGACCCCGCCGCGGCCCTTCTGGAAGTCCTCGACCCCGCGCAGAACCACACCTTCCGCGACCACTACCTGGAGGTCGAACTCGACCTCTCCGACGTCGTCTTCCTCGCCACTGCCAACGTCCTGGAGGCTATCCCGCAGCCCCTGCTCGACCGGATGGAGCTCGTCCGCCTCGACGGCTACACCGAGGACGAGAAGGTCGTCATCGCCCGCGACCACCTGCTGCCCCGGCAGCTGGAGCGGGCGGGCCTGGAGCCCGGCGAGGTCACGGTGGACGACGCGGCGCTGCGCCGGCTCGCCGGCGAGTACACCCGCGAGGCCGGCGTCCGCACGCTGGAGCGGTCGCTCGCCCGGCTGCTCCGCAAGGTCGCGGCCCAGCACGAACTCGGCGAGCGGGAGCTGCCGTTCACGATCGGCGTGGACGAGCTGCGCCCGCTGATCGGCCGCCCGCACCACACGCCCGAGTCCGCCCAGGACCCGGCCGAGCGGCGCACCTCCGTCCCGGGCGTGGCCACCGGTCTGGCCGTCACCGGCGCGGGCGGCGACGTCCTCTTCGTCGAGGCGTCCCTGGCCGACCCGGAGACGGGTGCCGCCGGCCTGACCCTCACCGGTCAGCTCGGCGACGTGATGAAGGAGTCCGCGCAGATCGCCCTGTCCTTCCTCCGCTCCCACGGCGCGGAACTGGAGCTTCCGGTCGGTGACCTCAAGGAGCGCGGCGTCCACCTGCACGTCCCGGCCGGCGCCGTCCCCAAGGACGGGCCGAGCGCGGGCATCACGATGACGACGGCCCTGGCGTCCCTGCTCTCCGGCCGCCGGGTCCGCCCGGACGTCGCGATGACCGGCGAGGTGTCGCTGACCGGCCGGGTCCTGCCGATCGGCGGCGTCAAGCAGAAGCTCCTGGCGGCGCACCGGGCGGGCGTCACGACCGTCGTCATCCCCAAGCGCAACGAGCCGGATCTCGACGACGTCCCGGCCGAGATCCTGGAGAAGCTGGACGTCCACGCGGTGTCGGACGTCCGGCGGGTGCTGGAGCTGGCACTTGAACCGGTAACCGCGCCGGCGACGGCCTCCCTTGACGAAGAGGTTCCCGTGGCGGCGTAA
- a CDS encoding NAD(P)-dependent oxidoreductase, whose translation MSTKVTVLGLGSMGTALAGAFLAAGHRTTVWNRTAGKAAALVEKGAAEAPDAAAAVAASPLVVVCLATYDTVHEVLDPLVGDLAGRTVVNLTSGAPEQAAEAARWAEEHGFRYLDGAIMTTPPGVGNPDFMFLYSGSPEALAEHRATLAALGDPVDLGTDVTLASLYDTALLGLMWSTLTGWAHGVALVGTDGEGKAAAFTAVAGRWMRAVEFFMNTYAPQADARSYPGDDATLDVHLAAIGHLAHASEARGVASGLPELFERLVKRGVDAGHGGDSWGRLVEFVRAEGRA comes from the coding sequence ATGAGCACGAAGGTGACCGTCCTCGGGCTGGGCTCGATGGGCACCGCGCTGGCCGGTGCGTTCCTGGCGGCCGGCCACCGCACGACCGTCTGGAACCGCACGGCCGGCAAGGCCGCCGCCCTGGTGGAGAAGGGCGCCGCCGAGGCGCCGGACGCCGCCGCGGCCGTGGCGGCGAGCCCGCTGGTGGTCGTCTGCCTGGCCACCTACGACACGGTCCACGAGGTCCTGGACCCGCTGGTCGGCGACCTGGCCGGCCGGACCGTCGTCAACCTCACCTCCGGCGCCCCGGAGCAGGCCGCCGAGGCGGCCCGCTGGGCCGAGGAGCACGGCTTCCGCTACCTCGACGGCGCGATCATGACGACGCCGCCCGGCGTCGGCAACCCCGACTTCATGTTCCTCTACAGCGGTTCCCCGGAGGCCCTCGCCGAGCACCGCGCGACGCTCGCCGCCCTCGGCGACCCGGTGGACCTGGGCACCGACGTCACCCTGGCCTCGCTCTACGACACCGCGCTGCTCGGCCTGATGTGGTCCACGCTCACCGGCTGGGCGCACGGCGTGGCGCTCGTCGGGACGGACGGCGAGGGCAAGGCCGCGGCCTTCACCGCGGTCGCCGGCCGCTGGATGCGGGCCGTCGAGTTCTTCATGAACACGTACGCCCCGCAGGCCGACGCCCGCAGCTACCCGGGCGACGACGCCACGCTCGACGTGCACCTCGCGGCCATCGGACACCTCGCCCACGCCAGCGAGGCGCGCGGGGTGGCCTCCGGTCTGCCCGAGCTGTTCGAGCGCCTGGTCAAGCGGGGCGTCGACGCCGGGCACGGCGGCGACAGCTGGGGCCGGCTGGTGGAGTTCGTCCGGGCGGAGGGACGCGCGTGA
- a CDS encoding sensor histidine kinase, which translates to MTVCPRPSLLGRAWEALRPLDPYRSVKAALGWLVVGSVVITTFLVFVAFRSATGLRIITVFSIIASLLITQFVAHGLTAPLDEMTEVTRAMAHGDYTRRVRDGRRDEFGDLAHAFNRMAADLEAVDTHRKELVANVSHELRTPIAGLRAVLENVVDGVSAADPETMRTALQQTERLGRLVEQLLDLSRLDNGVVPLHARGFEVWPYLAQVLKETSIACGTGAAPRAARKDVHLHLDVSPPDLTAHADAERLHQVVANLVENAVRHSPPHGRVTVRARRGEGPQSLDLEVLDEGPGIPPAERHRVFERFNRGGSGQHGPGSDGGTGLGLAIARWAVDLHGGSIGVAESPRGCRIRVTLPGRAS; encoded by the coding sequence ATGACGGTCTGTCCGCGGCCGAGCCTGCTGGGCCGTGCCTGGGAGGCGCTGCGCCCGCTGGATCCCTACCGGTCGGTCAAGGCCGCGCTCGGGTGGCTGGTGGTCGGGTCGGTGGTGATCACGACGTTCCTGGTGTTCGTCGCGTTCCGGTCGGCGACCGGGCTGCGGATCATCACCGTCTTCTCGATCATCGCCTCGCTGCTGATCACCCAGTTCGTGGCGCACGGGCTGACCGCGCCGCTGGACGAGATGACCGAGGTCACCCGGGCGATGGCGCACGGTGACTACACCCGCCGGGTGCGGGACGGGCGGCGGGACGAGTTCGGCGACCTGGCGCACGCCTTCAACCGGATGGCGGCCGACCTGGAGGCGGTGGACACCCACCGCAAGGAGCTGGTCGCCAACGTCTCGCACGAGCTGCGCACGCCGATCGCCGGGCTGCGGGCGGTGCTGGAGAACGTGGTGGACGGCGTCTCGGCCGCCGATCCCGAGACCATGCGGACCGCCCTCCAGCAGACCGAACGGCTGGGGCGGCTGGTGGAGCAGTTACTCGACCTGTCCCGGCTCGACAACGGTGTCGTACCGCTGCACGCGCGCGGCTTCGAGGTCTGGCCCTACCTGGCGCAGGTGCTGAAGGAGACCAGCATCGCCTGCGGCACCGGCGCCGCGCCCCGGGCCGCCCGCAAGGACGTCCACCTGCACCTGGACGTCTCGCCGCCCGACCTGACCGCGCACGCGGACGCGGAGCGGCTGCACCAGGTGGTCGCCAACCTGGTGGAGAACGCCGTCCGGCACAGCCCCCCGCACGGCCGGGTGACGGTCCGGGCGCGGCGCGGCGAGGGGCCGCAGTCGCTGGACCTGGAGGTGCTGGACGAGGGTCCGGGCATCCCGCCGGCCGAGCGGCACCGGGTCTTCGAGCGGTTCAACCGGGGCGGCTCCGGGCAGCACGGGCCGGGCAGCGACGGGGGGACGGGGCTGGGGCTCGCCATCGCCCGCTGGGCGGTCGATCTGCACGGCGGCAGCATCGGCGTGGCCGAATCCCCCCGGGGCTGCCGGATCCGGGTCACTCTTCCAGGACGAGCCTCGTGA
- a CDS encoding helix-turn-helix domain-containing protein — MSAGSVAVAVIDDDIPYWDLYELGVVCTVFGIPHPDLADPWYDLRLCAADPSPDQPPPGPLGFTLRTPYGLEGLDGADTVIIPSVPEACVDGERELPDELLRALRRAADRGARMVSLCAGAFALAAAGILDGRRATAHWMHTEALARRHPEVEVDDSVLYVDDGNVLTSAGVTAGLDLCLHLVRRDLGAHVANQLARRLVVPAHRPGGQAQFVEVSVPETGDDGLAPVLQWATERLDQPLTVDDLAARAGMSPRTFFRRLQAATGTTPLQWLLSQRLSRAQSLLEATALPVERVGELSGLGTAANLRRHFTLHFGITPTDYRRAFPGHGGRTVRPGRTVRRVGH; from the coding sequence ATGAGCGCTGGTTCCGTGGCCGTGGCAGTGATCGACGACGACATCCCCTATTGGGACCTGTACGAACTGGGGGTGGTCTGCACCGTCTTCGGCATCCCGCACCCGGATCTCGCCGACCCCTGGTACGACCTGCGCCTGTGCGCCGCCGACCCGTCCCCGGACCAGCCGCCGCCCGGCCCGCTCGGCTTCACCCTGCGCACCCCCTACGGGCTGGAGGGACTGGACGGCGCGGACACCGTGATCATCCCGTCCGTTCCGGAGGCGTGCGTCGACGGAGAGCGCGAACTGCCGGACGAACTCCTCCGCGCGCTCCGACGCGCCGCCGACCGGGGCGCGCGCATGGTCTCCTTGTGCGCCGGAGCCTTCGCCCTGGCCGCCGCCGGGATCCTCGACGGCCGCCGGGCGACCGCCCACTGGATGCACACCGAGGCCCTGGCCCGCCGTCACCCGGAGGTGGAGGTGGACGACTCGGTGCTGTACGTCGACGACGGGAACGTCCTCACCAGTGCCGGCGTCACCGCCGGCCTCGACCTCTGCCTCCACCTCGTCCGCCGCGACCTGGGCGCGCACGTCGCCAACCAGCTCGCCCGGCGGCTCGTCGTGCCGGCCCACCGCCCCGGCGGGCAGGCCCAGTTCGTCGAGGTCTCCGTCCCCGAGACCGGCGACGACGGCCTGGCCCCCGTCCTCCAGTGGGCCACCGAGCGCCTCGACCAGCCCCTCACCGTCGACGACCTGGCCGCCCGCGCCGGCATGAGCCCCCGCACCTTCTTCCGCCGCCTCCAGGCCGCGACCGGCACCACCCCCCTCCAGTGGCTCCTGTCCCAGCGCCTGTCCCGCGCCCAGTCCCTCCTGGAGGCCACCGCCCTCCCGGTGGAGCGCGTCGGCGAGCTGAGCGGCCTGGGCACGGCCGCCAATTTGCGCCGCCATTTCACCCTGCACTTCGGCATCACCCCCACGGACTACCGCCGCGCCTTCCCGGGCCACGGCGGCAGAACGGTCCGCCCGGGCCGGACGGTACGCCGGGTGGGGCACTGA
- a CDS encoding rhomboid-like protein — protein MTAADPAEAGASAPAVGSAAGRRCRRPARPLRSRLDGLRQLVPTPRATPFTFCYGLVLLGTAVYAELGDESTVNQLLRDSSTDAAHLADRPLVVLFASALWVAGGLWSFFGWAFAPVLGALERRVGGLRTAGVFLLGHVLATLATELPVAGAVAAGRLPADSLHRLDYGISFGLMACLGALASLQRPSWKWTLLGTASLMCAQDLVELADPLASWGHPIALLAGVACELLLRGDVREVRGGARRGGGVRNVVASAARAPLRPAPAVAGVPDTAAPTGTDVPAGTDSADGAVPAPLGDVPLPGPRDPSGGAEQGAAGLVLVRDAGEQPGEGGTGEPGRRGPVDAQAGGDVMGVDDGLHHAHGGEAGPVGVAPRVPGPVLGRGGPDRGGEERRRDADALQPG, from the coding sequence GTGACCGCCGCTGATCCCGCCGAGGCGGGCGCGTCCGCGCCGGCCGTCGGCAGTGCCGCCGGCCGACGGTGCCGACGGCCGGCGCGCCCGCTCCGCAGCCGCCTCGACGGGCTGCGGCAGCTGGTCCCCACCCCTCGGGCCACGCCCTTCACCTTCTGCTACGGCCTCGTCCTGCTCGGCACCGCGGTCTACGCCGAGCTCGGCGACGAGTCCACCGTCAACCAGCTGCTGCGCGACTCCAGCACCGACGCGGCCCACCTGGCCGACCGGCCGCTGGTCGTCCTGTTCGCCAGCGCCCTGTGGGTCGCCGGCGGGCTCTGGTCCTTCTTCGGCTGGGCGTTCGCCCCGGTGCTCGGCGCCCTGGAGCGGCGCGTGGGCGGGCTGCGCACGGCCGGCGTCTTCCTGCTCGGCCATGTGCTGGCGACCCTGGCGACCGAGCTGCCGGTGGCCGGCGCGGTCGCCGCCGGCCGGCTGCCGGCCGACTCGCTGCACCGGCTCGACTACGGCATCAGCTTCGGCCTGATGGCCTGTCTCGGCGCGCTGGCGAGCCTCCAGCGCCCGTCCTGGAAGTGGACGCTGCTGGGCACCGCCTCCCTGATGTGCGCCCAGGACCTGGTGGAACTCGCGGATCCGCTGGCCAGTTGGGGGCACCCCATCGCCCTGCTGGCCGGCGTCGCCTGCGAGCTGCTGCTGCGCGGTGACGTCCGGGAGGTCCGGGGCGGCGCCCGCCGGGGCGGCGGCGTCCGGAACGTGGTGGCGTCGGCCGCGCGGGCTCCCCTCCGGCCCGCGCCGGCCGTCGCCGGAGTCCCGGACACCGCCGCCCCGACCGGCACGGACGTCCCCGCCGGGACGGACTCAGCGGACGGTGCCGTCCCAGCTCCACTCGGCGACGTGCCCCTCCCCGGGCCGCGCGATCCGTCCGGTGGCGCGGAGCAGGGCGCGGCCGGGCTCGTCCTCGTGCGGGACGCCGGGGAACAGCCGGGCGAGGGCGGGACCGGCGAGCCCGGCCGGCGGGGTCCAGTCGACGCCCAGGCCGGCGGCGATGTCATGGGTGTGGACGACGGTCTCCACCACGCCCATGGCGGCGAAGCCGGGCCCGTCGGAGTGGCCCCACGGGTGCCAGGCCCGGTCCTCGGGCGCGGCGGCCCGGACCGCGGCGGCGAGGAACGACGCCGCGACGCGGATGCCCTCCAGCCGGGCTGA
- a CDS encoding spermidine synthase — MRPSNINGLRRSPVPVPYVPNDPVTTLDRRDGPHGEVVLRRRGPAAGAPPVYEIIANGCFLMDTSDGRSERLLVDAALRALPAGRAEPAVLIGGLGVGFSLAHAAAEPRWERITVVERERAVIDWHRTGPLSAVSGAALADPRVRIEEADLLAYLDAPLPGPAHDYDYDYDAICLDIDNGPDWTVTEDNKGLYSPAGLAACRARLRPGGVLAVWSAQPSERFEEALRNAGFAGVTTEEIIVARGVPDVVHLAVLAA, encoded by the coding sequence ATGCGTCCGTCGAACATCAACGGTCTCCGGAGGTCTCCCGTGCCCGTCCCGTATGTCCCGAACGATCCCGTGACCACCCTCGACCGCCGTGACGGCCCCCACGGCGAGGTCGTCCTGCGACGGCGCGGCCCGGCGGCGGGGGCCCCGCCGGTGTACGAGATCATCGCGAACGGCTGCTTCCTGATGGACACCTCGGACGGCCGCTCCGAGCGGCTGCTGGTGGACGCCGCGCTGCGGGCACTGCCGGCCGGGCGGGCGGAGCCCGCGGTGCTGATCGGCGGGCTGGGCGTGGGCTTCTCGCTGGCGCACGCGGCGGCGGAGCCGCGCTGGGAGCGGATCACGGTCGTGGAGCGGGAGCGGGCGGTGATCGACTGGCACCGTACGGGCCCGCTGTCCGCCGTCTCCGGCGCGGCGCTGGCCGATCCGCGGGTACGGATCGAGGAGGCGGACCTCCTCGCGTACCTGGACGCCCCGCTCCCCGGCCCCGCCCACGACTACGACTACGACTACGACGCGATCTGCCTGGACATCGACAACGGCCCCGACTGGACCGTCACAGAAGACAACAAGGGCCTCTACTCCCCCGCCGGTCTCGCAGCCTGCCGCGCCCGGCTGCGCCCCGGCGGCGTACTCGCCGTGTGGTCCGCACAGCCGTCCGAACGGTTCGAGGAGGCCCTCCGGAATGCCGGGTTCGCCGGGGTAACCACCGAAGAGATCATCGTTGCCCGAGGCGTCCCCGACGTCGTCCACCTCGCCGTCCTCGCCGCGTAG
- a CDS encoding response regulator transcription factor, with translation MEQTHTGPSGAAASAGAQRRVLIVEDDRTIADAIAARLRAEGFQVRIAGDGPAAVDTTEAWQPDLLVLDVMLPGYDGLEVCRRVQARRPVPVLMLTARDDETDMLVGLGVGADDYMTKPFSMRELAARVHVLLRRVERATLAAHTPRSGILRLGELEIDHAQRRVRVRGADVHLTPTEFDLLVCLANTPRAVLSREQLLAEVWDWADASGTRTVDSHIKALRRKIGAERIRTVHGVGYALETPAA, from the coding sequence ATGGAGCAGACACACACGGGCCCGAGCGGCGCCGCAGCCTCCGCCGGGGCGCAGCGGCGGGTACTGATCGTCGAGGACGACCGGACCATCGCCGACGCCATCGCGGCACGGCTGCGGGCCGAGGGGTTCCAGGTGCGGATCGCGGGCGACGGGCCCGCGGCCGTGGACACCACCGAGGCGTGGCAGCCGGACCTGCTGGTGCTGGACGTGATGCTGCCGGGCTACGACGGCCTGGAGGTGTGCCGGCGGGTCCAGGCCCGCCGCCCGGTGCCGGTGCTGATGCTCACCGCGCGCGACGACGAGACGGACATGCTGGTCGGGCTGGGCGTCGGCGCGGACGACTACATGACCAAGCCGTTCTCCATGCGCGAGCTGGCGGCGCGGGTGCACGTCCTGCTGCGCCGGGTGGAGCGGGCGACGCTCGCCGCGCACACCCCGCGCAGCGGGATCCTGCGGCTGGGCGAGCTGGAGATCGACCACGCGCAGCGCCGGGTGCGGGTGCGCGGCGCGGACGTCCACCTGACGCCGACCGAGTTCGACCTGCTGGTCTGCCTGGCGAACACCCCGCGCGCCGTCCTCTCCCGGGAGCAGCTGCTGGCCGAGGTGTGGGACTGGGCGGACGCCTCCGGCACCCGGACCGTCGACAGCCACATCAAGGCCCTGCGCCGGAAGATCGGCGCGGAGCGCATCCGGACGGTGCACGGGGTGGGGTACGCGCTGGAGACCCCGGCCGCGTGA